The genomic interval TAATTCATTTACTCTTAATACCAAAAACAACATAACTGAAAAATACAATGGAACAACACACTACATAATTCAGGGGCGATACTATTCAGCATTCTTCAGAACATATGGAGGTAAATTGAAATTAATGCCGGACACCAGCATAATTGAAAATGGGCAAAACTATACGATTAATAACTGTGTATCAATTTATTCTGTTAGTCTGCATTATAATAATTCAACTGGCCATAAAATTTTTGAAAAAAATATTCTAAACACAGTAAATGTAAATTTGACAGCCGGATATTATATGATAAAATATAATTCGACACTAACAATTTATGGAAGGGAGAACTCCAGTCAGGTAAATAAATTAAATCTTATAGTTGTTGATCCGCCGGGAAATTATGCAATGATGGCCATTATTTACATTTTTGCCATACCAACAGCAGCCACTGGCATATTATCAGGAATTTTATATAATAAAAATAAACATAAATAATGGTAAGTCAATAATTATCTTGCATATATTCCATTATTTAAAGTTTTATTGATACGGAGTAAATAACACAACAGTCTACATTTAACATTTTCAGAAAGTGTAGAGATAAATATCTTAAATTCAGGATTTATCTGATATTGCCAGGGCGCATATTTTAATTCTTACCTGATTTGCATTTAGATTAAATATTGTTCCAGGCATTATAGTTATATCATTCCATCATATATTCATCAATGTTTAAAGAGAATTTACTGAAAGATAAGAATATCCTGATTACAGGCGGAGGAACAGGCCTCGGAAAACAGATGACAGAAACTTTCCTGAAATTAGGTGCTACAGTATCAATAATTAGCAGGAAAGAAGAGCATCTTACCGCTGCAAAGGAATATTTTAATAATATGGGATACAAAATTGAAGCTGTGAAATGCGACATAAGGAATCCTGATGAGATTAAAAACGCAGTGGATTTAATAGAAAGTAAAACAGGGAAAATTAATGTTTTAATAAATAATGCTGCGGGAAATTTTATCAGCAGGACAGAGGACCTAACTCCTAAGGCGTTTGACACTGTAATGGGGATTGTTTTACATGGGACAGCATATGCTTCACTGGAAATGGGGAAAAGGTGGATCTCTAATTCCATGAAGGGAACAATACTGAGCATTGTGGCAACATACGCCTGGACAGGTTCCGGATATGTGGTGCCATCAGCAATATCCAAGGCCGGAGTTTTAGCCCTTACAAGGTCACTTGCAGCCGAATGGGGACATAAGGGAATAAGGACTGTTGCAATTGCCCCTGGAGCATTTAAGACTGAAGGAGCATGGTCAAGGCTTCTCCCTGGCGATGATTATGAAAAGCAGCTCATATCAGGAAACCCTGAAAGGAGGCTTGCAACAAAGGAAGAAATAGCTAACATAGCTGCCTTTCTTATCTCGGACATGGCATCCTATATCAATGGAGAAGTTGTTACTGCTGACGGAGGGCAGGCATTATATGGCTCCAGCATGTTCAACATGATGGAAAGCCTTCCTGATGATATATGGAAAATGATGAGACAAAGGTAATCAGGCAACATTATAACTGCTACCTGATAATTGTGCTATTATAACCTATATAAAACAATGTTTACAATATTTATAAGAATACCTTTTAATACTCTATTTTAGATGGATATTAATGGCATCTAACGCACGCATACGGTATCTAATTACATCAATTGGTTCGATTATAACTTTTATTTCAGGAATTATAGTATTGCTTTTATTGTTTATTTCGGGGCTTGGAGGAGCAGCACAACTTCTCTTTTTCAATCCAGCAGGAGCCGCAGTGATAGGCAGTTCTATTGTTATGGCAATTGTTCCTATAATATGGATCATTCTGGCATATATTATTTACACCAGGGCAGATGGAGGTAGAAGAAAGGATAAAGTTCTCAATGGTGTCATTATAATATTCCTCGGATTTATAATACTTCTACTGGGCGGCGGATTTGTAATAGGCCCTGTGATGGAAATAGTAGGCGGATTTCTATTGATATTATAGGGATATACCATAATAATACGATATTAAATTGCCAGTATTCTCAACAGATTGGAAAACTATAGCTAATTATGGGGCAAAGTCGGACACTCTGCCACATACAGCAATAAAAATTTACTTTAAGTATTTCTGGATTATAGGTTGAAATTAAATATATTTATTTTTATCAGGCTGTATTGTATATGCTTGGGAACAAATTCTGGAAGAAATCATAGATAAATTTCCGGAAATGTGCAGGATATTTTTATATAGTGCTAAACATTGACAAACGTATGGATAGTATTTTTAAATTGGGATTTCAAAAAAAGGAAACGGTCAGACAGGCTGCAGGAGAAAGCCTTGCACGATTTATTATAATAGCTATTGTTGCTGGCCTGCCTGCTTTTCTGGAAGGATTTGATGGAGAGATTTATTCATTCGGTTCAACATATATTGTTCCTTCCCTGACTGGCCCGCTATACCTCTCAATAGGGCTTATACTTACAGGATATGCTATAGGCATAGCCATATTCAGCCTTGTGGGTGGATACTTATTTGAC from Ferroplasma acidiphilum carries:
- a CDS encoding SDR family oxidoreductase; the protein is MFKENLLKDKNILITGGGTGLGKQMTETFLKLGATVSIISRKEEHLTAAKEYFNNMGYKIEAVKCDIRNPDEIKNAVDLIESKTGKINVLINNAAGNFISRTEDLTPKAFDTVMGIVLHGTAYASLEMGKRWISNSMKGTILSIVATYAWTGSGYVVPSAISKAGVLALTRSLAAEWGHKGIRTVAIAPGAFKTEGAWSRLLPGDDYEKQLISGNPERRLATKEEIANIAAFLISDMASYINGEVVTADGGQALYGSSMFNMMESLPDDIWKMMRQR